One window of the Anopheles cruzii chromosome 2, idAnoCruzAS_RS32_06, whole genome shotgun sequence genome contains the following:
- the LOC128276806 gene encoding chromodomain-helicase-DNA-binding protein Mi-2 homolog — protein MASDEEIDESIAEEESGAGMDETADASLAADGEDGSDEEATAKSNAQQDEDDDYEPEDSRKKKKGKKRKARSSDEKRGRKKKKRKKNDSGDESDQKQSGDDGGGTSAAAAAAAAAAADSDYESRPKRGRDRKKGSSSGGSSSRNESDKKAAAAAAAAAAAAAEEKEKMPSIQEVCSSFDLTDVKIEYSEEDFENLVTFKMFQTHVRPILQKENPRVPTAKLMMLVAAKWREFVTQNPNIPSEDAVAATAAAGGEEEAPGTPEYVPKSSRSRSKTENKHDDMVYDDEDEEEEEEIERERTRKSKKGKSGSSGGGGGGSSTRKSSSTSSSRKQKVPTLKIKFGKRKNASSDEDQDASGGSERDSDAEFEKMLQQSEELPERPERGESSGMGGSGGSGGGGTAGDGDAGPSSDQPPVRKKAKTKIGNKSKKKSKAKKSKFTGDGGEEGEHEHQDYCEVCQQGGEIILCDTCPKAYHLVCLDPELEDTPEGKWSCPTCEAEGPADEDDDEHQEFCRVCKDGGELLCCDNCPSAYHTFCLNPPLDDIPDGDWRCPRCSCPPLPDKVQKILTWRWTDKPISSTVDDGAAKGAAPAAPTRRREYFVKWAEKSYWHCDWITELQLDVYHPLMFRYYTRKYDMEEPPKLEEALDEQDNRYKRIQRMREKGDVNESELEEKFYRYGVKPEWLMVHRIINHRTMRDGRTLYLVKWRELPYDAATWEDEEEDIPGMKMAIEYYLDLRANCSQDIGGGSSGGGGSSSSSSKKSKKKGRRRLRELEEEERTAGVKRYTPPPDKPTSDLKRKLEVQPPYLDETGMRLHPYQLEGINWLRYSWVHGTDTILADEMGLGKTIQTATFLYSLYKEGHCRGPFLVAVPLSTIINWEREFETWAPDFYCITYVGDKESRAVIRENELSFEEGAVRGGKASRIRASSIKFNVLLTSYELITIDAACLGSIDWSVLVVDEAHRLKSNQSKFFKILNGYNIAYKLLLTGTPLQNNLEELFHLLNFLNKNKFNELAEFQSEFADISKEEQVKRLHEMLGPHMLRRLKADVLKNMPTKSEFIVRVELSPLQKKYYKYILTRNYEALNPKGGGGACSLINIMMDLKKCCNHPYLFAAAAEEATLGPGGNYELQSLTKAAGKLVLLEKMLRLLKSQGHRVLIFSQMTKMLDILEDFLEGMGYKYERIDGGITGSIRQEAIDRFNAPGAPQFCFLLSTRAGGLGINLATADTVIIYDSDWNPHNDIQAFSRAHRIGQANKVMIYRFVTRNSVEERVTQVAKRKMMLTHLVVRPGMGGKGTNFTKQELDDILRFGTEELFKEEDAKDDGEAIHYDDKAVAELLDRSNKGVEEKENWANEYLSSFKVASYSTKEDVEEEAETEVIKQEAENSDPAYWVKLLRHHYEQHQEDLSRTLGKGKRVRKQVNYTDGGVIQTDSTVKEDSTWQENVSDYNNSDYSGNSDEDRDEDDEESELGRRSRRRIERKEAERDNRPLPPLLARVGGNIEVLGFNARQRKSFLNAIMRYGMPPQDAFHSQWLVRDLRGKSERIFKAYVSLFMRHLCEPGADNAETFADGVPREGLSRQHVLTRIGVMSLIRKKVQEFEHINGYYSMPELIKRPCEPVKIALAAQQQALPAITAGPSGAGEPGSSMTAAGTSGGSSGETPKSATTSTSATPATSAAPSPAPNATAGEKEDEQVTTTVDKADGGEKAEKKPPTEEGGAEEDKASSAGDDTKKTESTDEAEEKKPTAMEVAEEDGKKDDSSAKPEPMEIGDDGSTKGGSDGGEVVKKEEPVDGDAKVKSEDAPLELKKEAPAAAVKGEKDKEEDKKPAAVETPGTGSGADGEPKAAETSAPKKEGHPAEEAATAVATAADDDDDDEVKIVEDASTVLPVKKETEAKPVAPPPPASTTIDDDDDDDDVVIVKDDDEEVVRKPDPVKENLEVHKRAFMFNIADGGFTELHTLWINEEKAAVPGREYEIWHRRHDYWLLAGIVTHGYGRWQDIQNDIRFAIINEPFKMDVGKGNFLEIKNKFLARRFKLLEQSLVIEEQLRRAALLNLAQDPAHPAMALNARFAEVECLAESHQHLSKESLAGNKPANAVLHKVLNQLEELLSDMKSDVSRLPATLARIPPVAQRLQMSERSILSRLAATGNTVQQNPPLSQFPQGYQGTSLPGYAAAAAAANFATFRPTFSVPGQPANFPSGAGASGSGSSSK, from the exons ATGGCTTCCGATGAGGAAATTGACGAGTCCATTGCCG AGGAAGAAAGCGGTGCAGGAATGGATGAAACGGCGGATGCATCGCTAGCGGCCGACGGTGAGGATGGCTCGGACGAGGAGGCGACCGCGAAAAGCAACGCGCAGcaagacgaagacgacgactACGAGCCGGAGGACAgccggaagaagaagaagggcaAAAAGCGAAAGGCGCGCAGCAGTGACGAAAAGCGGGgccggaagaagaaaaagcgcAAGAAGAATGACAGCGGGGACGAGAGTGATCAGAAACAgagcggcgacgacggtggtggcacatcggccgcggccgccgctgctgccgccgccgcagccgatTCCGATTACGAGTCGCGCCCGAAGCGGGGACGCGATCGGAAGAAGGGCAGTAGCAGCGGAGGGAGCAGCAGTCGCAATGAGTCGGATAAGAAGGCGGCCgcagctgcagccgcagccgccgctgcagcggccgaggagaaagaaaagatgCCCTCGATCCAGGAGGTGTGCAGTTCGTTCGACCTGACCGACGTGAAGATCGAGTACTCGGAGGAGGATTTCGAGAATCTGGTCACCTTCAAGATGTTCCAGACGCACGTGCGGCCAATCTTGCAGAAGGAAAACCCGCGCGTCCCGACGGCCAAactgatgatgctggtggcggccaaGTGGCGTGAGTTCGTCACGCAAAACCCGAACATCCCGAGTGAGGATGccgtggcggcgacggcggcggccggtggagAAGAGGAGGCCCCGGGCACACCGGAGTACGTGCCCAAGTCGAGTCGATCGCGCAGCAAAACCGAGAACAAGCACGACGACATGGtgtacgacgacgaggacgaagaggaagaggaggagATCGAGCGCGAGAGGACACGCAAGAGCAAGAAGGGCAAGAGCGGgagcagtggcggcggtggcggtggcagttcGACCCgcaagagcagcagcaccagtagcagccGCAAGCAGAAAGTCCCCACGCTGAAGATCAAGTTCGGCAAGCGCAAGAACGCCAGCTCGGATGAGGATCAGGATGCGAGCGGCGGATCGGAACGTGACTCGGATGCGGAGTTTGAGAAGATGCTTCAGCAATCGGAAGAGCTGCCGGAGCGGCCCGAGCGTGGTGAATCGTCCGGAATGGGCGGCTcgggtggcagcggtggcgggggGACGGCCGGTGATGGGGATGCGGGGCCCTCGTCCGATCAGCCGCCGGTGcggaagaaagcgaaaacgaaGATCGGCAACAAGTCGAAAAAGAAGAGCAAAGCTAAGAAGAGCAAGTTCACGGGGGACGGTGGCGAGGAGGGCGAGCACGAGCACCAGGATTACTGCGAGGTGTGCCAGCAGGGCGGCGAGATCATCCTGTGCGACACGTGCCCCAAGGCGTACCACCTGGTGTGCCTCGATCCGGAGCTGGAGGACACACCGGAGGGGAAGTGGTCGTGCCCGACGTGCGAAGCGGAAGGTCcggccgacgaggacgacgacgagcatcAGGAGTTCTGCCGGGTGTGCAAGGACGGCGGTGAGCTGCTGTGCTGTGACAACTGTCCGTCGGCGTACCACACGTTCTGTCTCAATCCGCCGCTGGATGACATTCCGGACGGGGACTGGCGGTGCCCGAGGTGCAGCTGTCCACCGCTGCCCGATAAGGTGCAGAAGATTCTCACCTGGCGCTGGACGGACAAACCAATCAGCAGCACGGTGGACGATGGGGCGGCGAAGGgtgcggcaccggcggcaccaaCCCGCCGCCGTGAGTACTTTGTCAAGTGGGCCGAGAAATCGTACTGGCATTGCGATTGGATCACGGAACTGCAGCTGGACGTGTACCATCCGCTCATGTTCCGGTACTACACGCGCAAGTACGACATGGAGGAACCGCCGAAGCTGGAGGAAGCGCTCGACGAGCAGGACAATCGCTACAAGCGCATCCAGCGGATGCGCGAAAAGGGCGACGTGAACGAGAGCGAACTGGAGGAAAAGTTCTACCGATACGGCGTGAAACCGGAGTGGCTGATGGTGCACCGGATCATCAACCACCGGACGATGCGCGACGGGCGCACACTGTATCTGGTAAAGTGGCGCGAGCTGCCGTACGACGCCGCCACCTGggaggacgaagaggaagatATCCCGGGCATGAAGATGGCCATCGAGTATTACCTGGATCTGAGGGCCAACTGTTCGCAGGACATCGGCGGAGGGagcagcggtggcggaggcagcagtagcagcagtagcaagaagagcaaaaagaaagGCCGACGCCGTTTGCGCGAACTCGAGGAAGAGGAGCGTACGGCGGGCGTGAAGCGCtacacaccgccaccggacaaGCCGACGTCGGATTTGAAGCGCAAGCTGGAGGTACAACCACCGTACCTGGACGAAACCGGAATGCGGCTGCATCCGTACCAGCTCGAGGGCATCAACTGGTTGCGGTACTCGTGGGTTCACGGCACGGACACGATCCTGGCGGACGAGATGGGCCTCGGGAAGACGATCCAGACGGCCACCTTTCTGTACTCGCTCTACAAGGAGGGTCACTGCCGGGGGCCGTTCCTGGTGGCGGTCCCTCTGTCCACGATCATCAACTGGGAGCGTGAGTTTGAGACGTGGGCACCGGATTTTTACTGTATCACGTACGTCGGTGACAAGGAGTCCCGGGCGGTGATCCGCGAGAATGAGCTGTCGTTCGAGGAGGGTGCCGTACGCGGGGGAAAAGCGTCCCGCATTCGGGCCAGCTCGATCAAGTTTAATGTGCTGCTGACGAGCTACGAACTGATCACGATCGATGCCGCGTGTCtgggatcgatcgattggtcggtgctggtggtggacgaAGCGCATCGGCTCAAGTCGAACCAGAGCAAGTTCTTTAAGATCCTGAACGGGTACAACATTGCGTacaagctgctgctgaccgggACGCCGTTGCAGAACAACCTGGAGGAGCTGTTCCATCTGCTGAACTTCCTGAACAAGAACAAGTTTAACGAGCTGGCCGAGTTCCAGAGCGAGTTTGCGGACATCTCGAAGGAGGAACAGGTGAAGCGGCTCCACGAGATGCTCGGACCGCACATGCTGCGCCGGCTGAAGGCGGACGTGCTGAAGAACATGCCGACCAAGTCGGAGTTTATTGTGCGCGTCGAGCTGTCGCCGCTGCAGAAGAAGTACTACAAGTACATTCTGACGCGCAACTACGAAGCGCTCAATCCGaagggtggcggtggcgcttgCTCGCTCATTAACATCATGATGGATCTGAAGAAGTGCTGCAACCACCCGTACCTGtttgcggcggccgccgaagAAGCGACGCTCGGGCCCGGTGGCAACTACGAGCTGCAGTCGCTGACGAAGGCGGCCGGCAAGCTGGTGCTGTTGGAGAAGATGCTACGGCTGCTGAAATCGCAAGGCCACCGGGTACTGATCTTCTCGCAGATGACCAAAATGTTGGACATCCTGGAGGACTTTCTGGAGGGTATGGGCTACAAGTACGAACGGATCGACGGAGGCATCACGGGCAGTATCCGGCAggaggcgatcgatcgattcaatGCACCCGGAGCGCCCCAGTTTTGCTTCCTCCTGTCGACCCGTGCCGGTGGTCTCGGTATCAatttggccaccgccgacacGGTCATCATCTACGACTCCGATTGGAACCCGCACAACGATATACAGGCCTTTTCGCGCGCCCATCGTATCGGGCAGGCCAACAAGGTGATGATCTATCGGTTCGTGACGCGCAACTCGGTCGAGGAGCGTGTGACGCAGGTGGCCAAAAGGAAGATGATGCTGACGCATCTGGTGGTACGGCCCGGGATGGGCGGTAAGGGCACGAACTTTACCAAGCAAGAGCTGGACGATATTTTGCGCTTCGGTACGGAGGAACTGTTCAAGGAGGAGGATGCCAAGGACGATGGCGAGGCGATCCATTACGATGACAAGGCGGTCGCCGAGTTGCTCGATCGGTCGAACAAGGGCGTGGAGGAGAAAGAGAACTGGGCCAACGAGTATCTGTCGTCGTTCAAGGTGGCATCCTACTCGACGAAGGAGGACGTCGAGGAGGAAGCGGAAACCGAGGTGATCAAACAGGAGGCCGAGAACTCGGACCCCGCGTACTGGGTGAAGCTGTTGCGTCACCACTACGAGCAGCACCAGGAGGATCTGTCGCGGACCCTCGGCAAGGGGAAGCGGGTACGGAAGCAGGTCAACTACACGGACGGTGGCGTCATTCAGACGGACTCGACGGTCAAGGAGGATTCGACGTGGCAGGAGAACGTTTCCGATTACAACAACTCCGACTACTCGGGCAACTCGGACGAGGATCgcgatgaggacgacgaagagAGTGAGTTGGGGCGGCGTAGCCGCCGGCGGATCGAGCGCAAGGAAGCGGAACGGGACAAtcggccgctgccaccgctgtTGGCCCGTGTCGGGGGCAACATCGAGGTGCTCGGTTTTAATGCCCGCCAGCGGAAGAGCTTCCTGAATGCGATCATGCGCTACGGGATGCCACCGCAGGACGCGTTCCACTCGCAGTGGTTGGTGCGCGATTTGCGGGGCAAATCGGAGCGCATCTTCAAGGCGTACGTTTCGCTGTTTATGCGCCACCTGTGCGAACCGGGCGCCGATAATGCGGAAACCTTTGCCGACGGTGTCCCACGGGAGGGTCTTTCGCGTCAGCACGTCCTCACGCGCATCGGTGTGATGTCGTTGATCCGCAAGAAGGTGCAAGAGTTTGAGCACATCAACGGATACTACAGCATGCCGGAACTGATCAAGCGTCCGTGCGAACCGGTCAAGATTGCACTGGCCGCACAGCAACAAGCTCTTCCGGCGATCACCGCTGGACCGTCGGGTGCTGGTGAGCCGGGCAGTTCGATGACCGCTGctggcacttccggcggtAGTAGCGGTGAAACACCGAAATCGGCCACCACGAGCACGAGCGCAACACCGGCCACGAGTGCGGCCCCGAGTCCGGCACCGAATGCGACGGCTGGCGAGAAGGAAGACGAGCAggtgaccaccaccgtggACAAGGCAGATGGGGGTGAAAAGGCCGAAAAGAAACCACCGACGGAAGAGGGTGGTGCTGAGGAGGACAAAGCATCATCTGCCGGTGACGATACGAAGAAAACGGAATCGACGGACGAAGCggaggaaaagaaaccgaCGGCAATGGAAGTGGCCGAGGAAGACGGAAAGAAAGACGACTCCTCGGCAAAGCCCGAACCGATGGAGATCGGGGACGATGGGTCAACGAAGGGGGGTAGCGATGGTGGTGAGGTGGTGAAGAAGGAAGAACCGGTCGATGGTGACGCCAAAGTTAAGTCTGAAGATGCTCCACTGGAACTGAAGAAGGaagcgccggcggcggcagtaaaGGGGGAAAAGGATAAGGAGGAGGACAAAaagcccgccgccgtcgagacccctggcaccggcagcggagCAGATGGTGAGCCGAAAGCGGCCGAAACGAGCGCTCCGAAGAAGGAAGGACATCCGGCGGAGGAAGCCGCCActgccgtcgccaccgccgctgacgatgacgatgacgatgaggtGAAGATCGTAGAGGATGCCAGCACGGTCCTTCCGGTGAagaaggaaacggaagcgaaaccagtcgcgccaccgccgccggcatcaaccacgatcgacgatgatgatgacgatgacgatgtggTGATCGTAaaggacgatgacgaggaggTGGTCCGGAAACCGGACCCGGTAAAGGAAAATCTGGAAGTGCACAAACGGGCCTTCATGTTCAACATTGCCGACGGTGGCTTCACGGAACTGCACACGCTGTGGATCAACGAGGAAAAAGCGGCCGTCCCGGGCCGTGAGTACGAGATCTGGCACCGTCGGCACGATTACTGGCTGCTCGCCGGGATCGTCACGCACGGGTACGGCCGCTGGCAGGACATCCAGAACGACATTCGGTTCGCGATCATCAACGAGCCGTTCAAGATGGACGTCGGCAAGGGTAACTTCCTGGAGATCAAGAACAAGTTTCTGGCGCGCCGCTTCAAGCTGCTCGAGCAATCGCTCGTGATCGAGGAGCAGTTGCGCCGGGCCGCACTGCTCAATCTGGCCCAGGATCCGGCACACCCGGCGATGGCACTGAATGCACGGTTTGCCGAGGTCGAGTGCCTGGCGGAATCGCATCAGCACCTGAGCAAGGAGTCGCTGGCGGGCAACAAACCGGCCAATGCCGTGCTGCACAAGGTGCTGAACCAGCTCGAGGAGCTGCTGTCGGACATGAAGTCGGACGTTTCCCGGCTGCCGGCCACACTCGCCCGCATTCCACCCGTCGCCCAGCGGCTGCAGATGTCGGAGCGCTCGATTCTGTCGCGGTTGGCAGCGACCGGCAACACGGTGCAGCAGAATC CCCCTCTGTCACAGTTCCCGCAGGGCTATCAGGGTACCTCGCTACCCGGTTacgcggccgcagcagcggcagccaatTTTGCCACCTTCCGGCCCACCTTCTCGGTGCCGGGACAGCCGGCCAACTTCCCGAGCGGAGCCGGTGCCAGTGGGTCGGGTAGCTCGAGCAAGTAA